From Salipiger profundus, a single genomic window includes:
- a CDS encoding Ig-like domain-containing protein, with the protein MPLTGRNPAYDLINGTNETRRISEIVGTASIAGETDRMMPGGVKSPAVRASSADRAVIPGGTGDDSLPGTPEADSIAGGDGHDTLDGAGGDDYLVGQRGDDSLLGGDGNDRLYGGRGADTLLGGADDDTLTGGAGNDSLEGGLGNDYLSGGDDDDELSGGDGFDSLYAGAGNDIVQGDAGDDTLHGGDGNDTMHGGGENDYLAGNSGDDSLTGGDGDDRIYGGRGADTIQGDAGNDTLAGGGGDDILEGGDGNDYLGGNGGADTLHAGAGDDLAYGGAGDDILHGDDGADLLSGEDGNDTLDGGTGDDTLLGGDGIDTADFSGATGNSFFDYAFETVTTGDGETALQVTYIGTTGVDTGTDLLFDMEFGTFAEGTFHIDGTNNAPVLGDDTIVVNEDNIFSFGDALTGNDFDPDNSLPRSGDITLPQTTVDTTGTIGLVTAPSILTQGSYDPNGQFDWLGEGETATDSFQYTVSDGNGGVTTATVTVTIEGQNDAEVAVGQTVTGVTPTLIANYDSDYDTMIYSLDYHVPLSVLLAENTGDSSDIAANFQIYTRNAFLVTQDGLDGTTTYGGAAVIDGDELVVTYDLADLAASGSGGAISDSILMGYHNVIVNGAVTQYFDSVDTYELWNASILTGRNYGDPLELATADYLDGGQGEWGGEGVNTDWGWGIIGHDGTDGAVGADGNDWGGALLGTDADEILVGLDAPDAGDGGTGGRSGDGADGYFLWTQTRAGPVPLPQTGFNGGDGGDGGAGGDSTYLLAAEGGDDTIVSGAPGAGGDVGSAGGYGTDGERREAPGILTDYFADGGSAGEQGSGGPGGFAEYLIYAGDGNDVVYAADLRDVAGLPGAYEIDGGAGNDHIYFFSRTLPESDHFDFAIRGGAGDDVIERSLGAILDDVTYAGYSRTYVDGAGAAGSTGTIDGGAGFDQFVWYGIGGLEFISLVMREISLDGLMNMERISLEFRGTINLQLTPQAVAAASGDNVLFIDDGDEGFADQITQQVTLGGSQLWLQTGSGFEGEDGTVYDIYTSVADSTFPVSTTVYIETTFEIA; encoded by the coding sequence TTGCCGCTTACTGGACGGAATCCCGCGTACGACCTCATCAACGGCACAAATGAAACACGGAGGATCTCCGAGATCGTTGGCACCGCCTCGATCGCTGGAGAAACAGATCGCATGATGCCCGGGGGCGTGAAATCTCCCGCCGTCAGAGCGTCGAGCGCGGACCGCGCCGTCATTCCCGGAGGAACTGGCGATGACAGCCTGCCGGGCACGCCTGAAGCGGACTCCATCGCCGGCGGAGACGGGCATGATACGCTGGATGGCGCCGGTGGAGACGACTACCTGGTCGGCCAGAGAGGCGACGACAGCCTGCTCGGCGGCGATGGGAACGACCGTCTCTACGGGGGACGCGGGGCCGATACGCTGCTGGGCGGCGCCGACGATGACACGCTGACCGGCGGGGCGGGGAACGACAGCCTCGAGGGCGGTCTTGGCAACGATTATCTCAGCGGCGGTGACGACGACGACGAGCTTTCCGGCGGTGACGGCTTCGACTCCCTCTACGCGGGCGCCGGCAACGACATTGTGCAAGGCGATGCAGGCGACGACACGCTGCACGGCGGCGATGGCAACGATACGATGCACGGCGGAGGCGAAAACGACTACCTTGCCGGCAATAGTGGTGACGACAGCCTGACCGGCGGCGACGGCGACGACCGCATCTACGGAGGGCGCGGCGCCGATACCATCCAAGGCGACGCGGGCAATGACACGCTGGCCGGAGGTGGTGGTGACGACATTCTCGAAGGCGGAGATGGCAACGACTATCTCGGCGGAAATGGCGGAGCGGATACACTCCATGCCGGTGCGGGAGACGACCTTGCCTACGGTGGTGCCGGCGACGACATCCTCCACGGAGACGATGGCGCCGACCTTCTCAGCGGCGAGGACGGGAACGACACGCTCGACGGTGGCACCGGGGACGACACGCTTCTCGGCGGGGATGGCATCGACACCGCGGATTTCTCCGGCGCCACCGGAAATTCCTTTTTCGACTACGCGTTCGAAACGGTCACGACCGGCGACGGCGAGACGGCCCTCCAGGTCACCTACATCGGGACAACGGGCGTCGATACCGGCACCGACCTTCTGTTCGACATGGAGTTCGGCACATTTGCCGAGGGCACCTTCCACATCGACGGCACGAACAACGCCCCGGTCCTCGGCGACGACACCATCGTCGTGAATGAGGACAACATCTTCTCCTTCGGGGATGCCCTGACCGGAAACGACTTCGACCCGGACAACTCGCTGCCGCGATCGGGCGACATCACCCTGCCCCAGACGACGGTCGACACCACCGGGACGATCGGCCTCGTGACCGCACCGTCGATCCTTACGCAGGGCTCCTACGACCCGAACGGCCAGTTCGACTGGCTCGGCGAAGGCGAAACCGCCACGGACAGTTTCCAGTACACGGTCAGTGACGGCAACGGCGGTGTCACCACCGCGACCGTGACCGTCACGATCGAGGGGCAGAACGATGCCGAGGTGGCGGTCGGCCAGACCGTGACCGGGGTCACGCCGACTTTGATTGCCAATTACGATTCTGACTATGACACGATGATCTACTCGTTGGACTACCATGTCCCGCTGAGCGTGCTTCTGGCGGAAAACACGGGCGACAGCTCGGACATCGCGGCGAATTTCCAGATTTACACCAGGAATGCTTTCCTCGTGACGCAGGACGGGCTCGATGGCACGACGACTTATGGAGGCGCCGCAGTCATCGATGGAGACGAACTGGTCGTCACCTACGATCTCGCCGATCTGGCAGCGTCCGGCAGCGGTGGAGCGATTTCCGACAGCATCCTCATGGGCTATCACAACGTTATCGTCAACGGCGCCGTCACCCAGTATTTCGACTCGGTGGACACCTATGAGCTGTGGAATGCCAGTATCCTGACGGGCCGGAACTATGGCGACCCGCTCGAGCTGGCAACAGCCGACTACCTCGATGGAGGCCAGGGCGAGTGGGGTGGCGAGGGGGTCAACACGGATTGGGGCTGGGGCATCATAGGACACGATGGCACCGACGGGGCGGTTGGCGCCGACGGCAACGACTGGGGCGGCGCATTGCTCGGGACCGATGCGGATGAAATCCTTGTCGGGCTCGACGCCCCCGACGCCGGGGACGGTGGAACCGGTGGCCGGAGCGGCGACGGCGCGGATGGCTACTTTCTATGGACCCAAACAAGAGCGGGACCAGTCCCTCTGCCGCAGACAGGATTCAACGGCGGTGATGGCGGTGACGGAGGTGCAGGGGGCGATTCGACATATCTACTCGCGGCGGAAGGCGGTGATGACACCATCGTCAGCGGAGCCCCCGGAGCCGGCGGAGATGTCGGCAGCGCCGGAGGCTATGGAACCGACGGCGAGCGACGTGAAGCACCAGGTATCCTCACTGACTATTTTGCGGACGGAGGGAGCGCCGGGGAGCAAGGTTCCGGCGGACCTGGCGGGTTCGCGGAGTACCTGATATACGCCGGCGATGGAAACGATGTCGTCTATGCCGCAGACCTGCGCGACGTGGCGGGCTTGCCAGGCGCCTACGAGATCGACGGGGGCGCGGGCAACGACCATATCTACTTCTTCTCCCGCACGCTTCCGGAGTCCGATCACTTCGATTTCGCTATTCGCGGCGGAGCAGGGGATGATGTCATAGAGCGGTCTCTGGGGGCGATTCTGGATGACGTGACCTACGCGGGCTACTCACGCACTTACGTGGACGGGGCTGGAGCGGCCGGCTCCACGGGTACCATCGATGGCGGCGCCGGGTTCGACCAGTTCGTCTGGTACGGCATCGGAGGGCTCGAGTTCATTTCCCTAGTCATGCGGGAAATCTCACTGGATGGCCTCATGAACATGGAGCGGATCTCGTTGGAATTCAGAGGCACGATCAATCTTCAGCTGACGCCACAAGCCGTCGCCGCGGCGAGCGGCGATAATGTCCTGTTTATCGATGACGGGGATGAGGGTTTTGCCGACCAAATTACCCAACAAGTGACGCTGGGGGGCAGCCAGCTGTGGCTGCAGACCGGCTCCGGTTTCGAAGGCGAGGATGGCACGGTCTACGACATCTACACCTCGGTTGCGGATTCCACGTTCCCCGTCTCGACGACAGTCTACATCGAAACGACGTTCGAAATCGCATGA
- a CDS encoding MFS transporter, with protein sequence MITVLSGVWALLLGIVLVMLGNGMHFTLIGLRGDVEGFSASELAVVTSGYFVGFLSGARITPQLIRRVGHVRVFAALGSFMSAGLIALPLITEPWAWTLLRVLIGFCMSGVYVTAESWLNHAATNETRGKILSAYMLAQTIGIIGAQGLLTLGDAATSALFIGASILVSVSFAPILLSVSPVPVVEVARPMALRELFRGSPLGTVGIFLLGSVYATQSGMGAVFGTQIGLSASQISLFVAMLFAGALVLQYPIGWLSDQIDRRKVIFGAAALGAVACGFGWLVSGDIWFVMAAAFLAGGVTTPLYALFLAYTNDALSADEMPAASGGLVFTFGLGAIAGPLVTGWAMQWLGPNGFWLFLGATFVVISAYALYRMTQRAATPSDETERYLNVLPSSSAVAVEAAGAWAAEHSENDTADAGES encoded by the coding sequence ATGATCACTGTCCTCTCCGGCGTCTGGGCACTGCTGCTCGGAATCGTTCTCGTGATGCTCGGGAACGGGATGCATTTCACGCTCATCGGCCTGCGAGGAGACGTGGAGGGTTTCTCGGCCTCAGAGCTCGCCGTCGTGACCTCCGGTTACTTCGTCGGCTTCCTGTCCGGCGCACGCATCACGCCGCAGTTGATCCGCCGGGTCGGTCACGTGCGCGTGTTCGCCGCCCTGGGAAGCTTCATGTCCGCCGGGCTGATCGCGCTGCCGCTGATCACCGAACCCTGGGCGTGGACGCTGCTGCGTGTCCTGATCGGATTCTGCATGTCGGGGGTCTACGTGACTGCCGAAAGCTGGCTGAACCACGCGGCCACGAACGAAACGCGGGGCAAGATCCTGTCCGCCTACATGCTGGCCCAGACCATCGGGATCATCGGTGCGCAGGGCCTGCTCACGCTTGGAGACGCCGCGACCTCCGCGCTTTTCATCGGGGCCTCGATCCTGGTCTCGGTCTCCTTTGCCCCGATCCTTCTCTCGGTCTCACCCGTCCCGGTCGTCGAGGTGGCCCGCCCGATGGCGCTGCGCGAGCTTTTCCGTGGCTCTCCGCTCGGGACGGTCGGGATATTCCTGCTCGGAAGCGTCTATGCCACGCAGTCGGGCATGGGGGCGGTCTTCGGCACCCAGATCGGGCTGAGCGCCTCGCAGATTTCGCTTTTCGTGGCGATGCTCTTTGCCGGGGCGCTGGTGCTGCAATATCCGATCGGCTGGCTGTCGGACCAGATCGACCGGCGCAAGGTGATCTTCGGTGCGGCGGCCCTCGGGGCGGTGGCCTGCGGCTTCGGCTGGCTGGTCTCGGGGGACATCTGGTTCGTCATGGCTGCGGCCTTTCTCGCCGGGGGCGTGACGACGCCCCTCTACGCGCTCTTCCTGGCCTATACCAATGACGCCCTGTCTGCCGATGAAATGCCCGCCGCCTCGGGCGGGCTGGTGTTCACCTTCGGCCTCGGCGCCATCGCGGGCCCGCTCGTGACGGGCTGGGCCATGCAGTGGCTGGGGCCCAACGGTTTCTGGCTGTTCCTGGGCGCGACCTTCGTCGTGATATCGGCCTATGCGCTCTATCGCATGACGCAACGTGCGGCGACGCCCTCGGACGAGACCGAGCGCTACCTCAACGTGCTGCCCTCGAGTTCGGCCGTTGCCGTCGAGGCCGCCGGCGCATGGGCGGCGGAGCATTCCGAAAACGACACCGCGGATGCCGGCGAAAGCTGA